AAATGCTAATTTTACCAATAtattatattcaatttaaagACTATGATTTAAAGAAAGTTAGAAAAACTTACTCTTTGAATAAGTTGATCCCCACTTATATAATGCATGTTGGTAACAAAGAAAGTTTGAATGCAAGTCAAAGATTCCCTCAAGTTCACCAAAACCTGCCCAAGAAATATTGTTTTTGTCTCCCGCAAAAATCGAACCACGttcctaggggttaagtacattatTCACTCAATTgtattaatttcaaataaaatatacaaattaaaaaatatatacttatTTGTGGTTGTATTTCATAAATGCATGGCACAGTTGGTTCATATAAcagaaaaatattttcatgtgGACTGATAAATATGTTTCTTTCACATAGTCAACGGAACATATAATGTCAATACAAACTaactcaaaatattacaagttttacTCATACACATCCACACAgtattagaaaaagaaaatattcctTCATAATTTCATTATTGATTCTTTCATATTCATCAAAAtatattgttttcattttttttcctatttttatcaATATTAACGCAACATAACAAGTTAACTACGTAAAATAAAAACTTCAATTGCATTAATCAAGGCAACGTCTTTATCAATCACAATGACTTCAAAAATTAACTTTTGTGATGTGAACAAAAGTATTACCTTGTCTAATGCCTAGATCAAAATGGATTGTTGTTCATGTTTCAAATAAGTAAAACCTACCGAAAATATCAACTAAGTCGacattaaatcaaacatttgtaTGTGATGTCCAAGACTCACATCAAATGAAACATGTTCAGAAGCTTCATAGGATCAACACATATCTAAAATATGTTGTTGCACTTATGTATATAAACCTCTCAAAGATGATCAATAGGTAATTTGTGCTTAATATACTTGTGTGATGTATGTTAAATTATATCTATTTTGATCTTTCAATACACTCAATGTGAATCTCAGTTCTATATTGTAATTGGTCATATCATTCACAAATATTTTAAATCTATATTGTAATTGGTCATGTCATTCACAAATATTTTAAATCATGGTTATGAATATCACACTGAACTTTAACAATCCATATCACACCATTTATATTAGCAACATATCTCAACCTAGATACacatttgtgttttttttagaaAGTAATTGTTAAATTTTGTATTGAATTTATAGTTTTGACCTCTGTCACGCCTCGATATTATATtgtctttcttttctctttgccATATAGAAGAGTCAAACCTAATAATGATGATAAATCCACATTAATTTTCCATTGTCTGAACCCATAACAACACCTCTTCACGAATAAAAGGAATCtgcataaaaaatttaaatattagatCAACAAATTTTCAAACTACAAATTAACAGTTTATTATATCGTTTAATCTTAAACATATATATGCATTGAACACATAGATAGAATCTAGTAGTAAGCTGGATATTTCAGCATCTACTTCTTCCACAaactaattaaatatataatttgttttttaaatgaTGTTATGGATATTTCATAGAAGGAAAATGTCTGAATTTTTGTATTTCGAATATTTCTAAAATGTGGTAATTCTAGCacttttttaattttgtaatcgGAAAAACAAAATGTATTTTTTCATTCCAGATATTTGCAAGCCAAAAGATGCAAAAATATAAACATTATGGATATTTAAACTAATCTAAAATGTgtggttttttgaaaaaaaatatactcttccaattttaatttttatgttttggattttaaaattatattccaCATATTTTTGTTAGTGAGAGTAAAAAAAACAATTACCTTTTGGGttaaaaaactttaattttaaaattttgcgaTGAAACAAAAATTTTATCACTAAAATTTTACCACGTCAAAATTATTACGAATTTAGATACATAACTAAATCCGTCACAAAATAGAAGTTTCACTGTATGAGTGACGAAAAATTACCGGTCTAAATTTAGTTTTTCTAATAGtatttaaatttgcaaaatttttGAAGGGTACAAGTGAGATATCCATCTAGATAATATTTTGACTGGGCCGCTTGAAGTGTATCCAATTATATATTGTCCATCAagacattttattaattatttcctAGTTCTCTAACTtttgatatatataaaaataatttacattcGTTCAactttttttataacaaaaactTAGGCTAAGAGGATGGTATTTCAGttcaatgtaaaaaaaaaaaaaaacttaaagctCAAAACATCTACATTTTACTTTGGATTTCTCATGTAAAAACTAAGtacaatattaataaattttcgAATTCTAATACTTTATTTATAAAGTAATTAGTAAATTTTGGTTAAATTTAAATCGATTAAATCAGAATTGACTTATAATTGAATAATCTTTAACTAGTAGTATTATTTATCTTTCCATAGAATTGTGAATTACATCGTTTGTTAAACCAGCTTAATTAGTAGTTAATActgtacaaaaatattttaattacaagAACATGAGTAAGAATCCGCAACATTTTATATTAacttattaaatttaaatagattGAAACACCTCAAAATATCCATTGTTATATACCCTTAAACACAAGAAACCTACGAATGTAGCATCTTATAATAATGTGTGGTCACGAggaaataattaaaacttgaaagCCATGCCAAAGCCATACCTTACCTCTCTATACAATTTTTCATTCCATTAATTTCTTCCTTCCAAAGCTTAGAACCACAATCTCCTTTGGTATATTATTGCCATCACCTCTCAATGAAACACAACAGTGCTACAAATCATCAATTCTACAAAAATTTTAGACAATTTCAATCATTCATTCATAGCCATGCCAAACCGTTACGTTGGATCTGGTTTGTTTGGTAGACCACTTCACTCTGTCCTTGGTGGAGGAAAAAGTAAGACTCAAATATTTTTATCGATCGTGACGCTATAGACTCGAATATTTTTCGATTGTGATATGATTATGTTTTGATTTTGCAGTTGCTGATATCTTGCTATGGAAAGACAAGAAATTAACTTCAGCAATTGTAGCTGGATTTTCAATGATTTGGTTTCTCTTTGAAGTGGTGGAATATAATCTTGTTACTCTTCTATGTCACATCCTTATAGCCCTTATGCTCATTCTCTTTGTTTGGCATAATGCAGCTGGATTAATCACTtggtaattaattaattcaattaacaacCTTATGAATATATCAATATCTTCAATTCATATTTAAAAACCtaacattatttatttttgtgTTGTATTTCAGGAGACTTCCTGATATCTATGATTTTGAAATCTCAGATTCAACCACTAGATTCATTCATTATAAGTTGAACTTGTTCTTGAGAATATTCTTTGACATTTCAACTGGGAAAGACCTCCGATTTTTCTTTGTGGTATAGTGAAATAAAACAGTTTTCAACTATTATCTCCTTTTTAATAAGACCATGTATTATTTTTAGGGTCTTGCTAACCAatgccctcagggcaatggttaaacattcataaaaaagaaaatattttataaaaattttaatatttcaatttccaaAATATTGACTACGGCATAAGACCCAAAATTTCTCACAGATAAATTGTGGCtaaacatcacataacatattTGTCACGGTTAAACCGTTACGAAATATGTTTTGTGACAGTTGAATATGACCATATACATgtttttaagggttaaatattttttttgattaatTTGTTTGTTGATATCAAAATTTCAGACAATAGCTGGTCTATGGATCATGTCTACAATTGGAACTTTCTTCACCACTGTCAATTTACTATATACAAGTAAGGTTCCaattacaaattatttttattatttagggtTATTACTAGTCATTATTAATATGTGACATTTATGGTATGTATTATTTTCTACAGCATTTGTGTGCCTTGTGACACTTCCTATAATGTATGAGAGATATGAAGATGAGGTGGATTATCTAGCAAGTAAAGGAAGCCAAGATGTGAAGAGATTGTTCAACAAATTGGATTCCACAGTTCTCAATAGGATTCCAAGGGGACCTGTGAAAGAAAAGAAGCACAAATGATTTTAAATTTTCTCTTTCACGcatgaattaaaatataataatgtaCTCTTTAATTTCTTCTGCTTTTGCCATAAATTGGCAATTAGCAGATCTGTTTCCTGCATGTACTCTTAATTTTATAGTTACATATATACAAAGCATGCTATCATGAGCTTTGATTGTGGAAACCAAAATTAACATAAAGCATGTATCTAATTATGAAGAACAAACTATAAACTTATAATAATAGTTTAAAATCTACTTCATGTTGTTCGGTcaaacataattaaaaatatataaaatttaaaggtGCATTGGAATgcaaatgaaatttaaaaaatttgaatgaAAAGGAGAGTATTCCTGGTGGGAACAATGTTTGGCCAGTGTCTATAAAGCAAAAGGAGGGGTACGTAAAAATATGGTTAATATTATAAACAATTTTAAGAACAAACCGAAATTACAAATTAATTGAAACTctttaactaattattttaaaaaaaaattaaatgaaaacaaaacaaaatatttgaaattaaaaaaaaatcagaatttttttcttcgaaaatatgaaaaaaatctgaaaatataaaattattttgaaataataaatattttttacttaaaaaatattttttcctactgaatattaaaagtaatatatatttttaatttcgaaaataaaaaattgaaaaaaattaattctaaatgactttaaaatataaaatcagtTTATGAATACAAACTGATTATAAATTGGTTCTAAACTAGCTTTAAATTTAGCTGAAACTATTTTTGTGGTTaactatatttatattaaaatggtTATTGAAAACTAAATAGAATCACCAATGTTATTTTGCAGTTTATGAACCACGAACACGTTTGATTAAAAATGTATAAAAGAGTAAACAAGTTTAATCTTTACAAAAGAATAGATGGATATGAATTGCTAAAAATTAGAAGAAATTGAAATGTCGTcgtagaaaaaaaaacattttactgTAAAAAAAGAATAGACATATTTGAAACATGTGAATTTATTACGAGAAAAGAATAATTGAACTTAAAATGTAGGAATAAATATTAGAATTTGAATAAGATGTAGAAGTTTGATCAACTAGTCGACCCTCTATGTTGGAGAGTGTGGGGAGTATAAAAACAACAATGAATTAAATATTTAAGACTCGTGTATTTACCTAAAAACTTAAAATGTTAGGTTGATCTTTGAAGACGGTCTATAAacttttctccttctttttctattattttttattttctgttgTACATCTCGTTCTCCTTACAATATATAATCTTTTTCTTCTTAGGAAGTTGCACAAACTCTCAAGTTTCTTTAAGGGTTCCATCTTCTTTAGGATTAGTAAGAAGTACATAAattgtcaatatctatatctttCCAATGACTTTATAAGACGAACATCTTTTATTTACGAGATAGTAATCTTGTACTCTACCTAAATCTTCAAGTCCAACATCagtttcaatatcaaaatcttgtTTGACTTGTGATTTAGGTACTACCTGCATATTTTTCACTAACGACATCTCAATATCCACCCGAAGCACATTGTTGCAGAAAGTTCCCCTTTCTGATGATATCTGTTGAAGTTGACTACTTCAACGTGAACCACTCATCAAATGGAACATTTCTACTGGTTACCACATCTTCT
This window of the Vicia villosa cultivar HV-30 ecotype Madison, WI unplaced genomic scaffold, Vvil1.0 ctg.001245F_1_1, whole genome shotgun sequence genome carries:
- the LOC131634161 gene encoding reticulon-like protein B9, translated to MPNRYVGSGLFGRPLHSVLGGGKIADILLWKDKKLTSAIVAGFSMIWFLFEVVEYNLVTLLCHILIALMLILFVWHNAAGLITWRLPDIYDFEISDSTTRFIHYKLNLFLRIFFDISTGKDLRFFFVTIAGLWIMSTIGTFFTTVNLLYTTFVCLVTLPIMYERYEDEVDYLASKGSQDVKRLFNKLDSTVLNRIPRGPVKEKKHK